A stretch of Schistocerca americana isolate TAMUIC-IGC-003095 chromosome 3, iqSchAmer2.1, whole genome shotgun sequence DNA encodes these proteins:
- the LOC124606973 gene encoding uncharacterized protein LOC124606973 codes for MKVFTGLAVLLVLAAAALGAHQQSLADPPVCPERIPGVTLNITFYPNEDDCSKYWECDNGNLYNGSCSDGLVWNPNVDSCDWPYIYDCPYDKKEQSLLPGEVPQLQSRADPPVCPERIPGVAMNITFYPNEDDCSKYWECDNGNLYNGSCADGLVWNPNVDSCDWPYIYDCPYDKKEQILLPGEVPQLQSRADPPVCPERIPGVAMNITFYPNEDDCSKYWECDNGNLYNGSCADGLVWNPNVNSCDWPYNYDCPYDKKEQSLLPGVVPQLQSRADPPVCPERIPGVAMNITFYPNEDDCSKYWECDNGNLYNGSCADGLVWNPNVNSCDWPYIYDCPYDKKEQGLLPGEVPQLQSRADPPVCPERIPGVAMNITFYPNEDDCSKYWECDNGNLYNGSCADGLVWNPNVNSCDWPYIYDCPYDKKEQSLLPGVVPQLQSRADPPVCPERIPGVAMNITFYPNEDDCSKYWECDNGNLYNGSCADGLVWNPNVNSCDWPYNYDCPYDKKEQSLLPGEVPQLQSRADPPVCPERIPGVAMNITFYPNEDDCSKYWECDNGNLYNGSCADGLVWNPNVNSCDWPYIYDCPYDKKEQSLLPGVVPQLQSRADPPVCPERIPGVAMNITFYPNEDDCSKYWECDNGNLYNGSCADGLVWNPNVDSCDWPYNYDCPYDKKEQSLLSSIPTECPQTSNGKQLTVTFYPDEKDCTKFWSCDNGNLFKSSCPVGLIWNPKINACDWPYNYKCQY; via the exons ATGAAAG TTTTCACAGGTTTAGCGGTGCTCTTGGTTTTGGCGGCAGCGGCTCTGGGTGCCCACCAGCAGTCACTGGCTGACCCGCCAGTATGTCCAGAGCGGATCCCGGGCGTGACACTCAACATTACCTTCTACCCAAATGAAGATgactgcagcaagtactgggagtgTGACAATGGCAACCTTTACAATGGTTCATGTTCTGATGGCTTGGTGTGGAATCCAAATGTGGACTCTTGTGACTGGCCATATATTTACGACTGTCCTTACGATAAGAAGGAGCAAAGTCTGTTGCCAGGTGAAGTTCCCCAACTGCAGTCACGCGCAGACCCGCCAGTATGTCCAGAACGAATTCCAGGTGTGGCAATGAACATTACCTTCTACCCTAATGAAGATgactgcagcaagtactgggagtgTGACAACGGAAACCTTTACAATGGCTCATGTGCTGATGGCTTGGTGTGGAATCCCAATGTGGACTCTTGTGACTGGCCATATATTTACGACTGTCCTTATGATAAGAAGGAGCAAATTCTGTTGCCAGGTGAAGTTCCCCAACTGCAGTCACGCGCAGACCCGCCAGTATGTCCAGAACGAATTCCAGGTGTGGCAATGAACATTACCTTCTACCCTAATGAAGATgactgcagcaagtactgggagtgTGACAACGGAAACCTTTACAATGGCTCATGTGCTGATGGCTTGGTGTGGAATCCCAATGTGAACTCTTGTGACTGGCCATATAATTACGACTGTCCTTACGATAAGAAGGAGCAAAGTCTGTTGCCGGGTGTGGTTCCCCAACTGCAGTCACGCGCAGACCCGCCAGTATGTCCAGAACGAATTCCAGGTGTGGCAATGAACATTACCTTCTACCCTAATGAAGATgactgcagcaagtactgggagtgTGACAACGGAAACCTTTACAATGGCTCATGTGCTGATGGCTTGGTGTGGAATCCCAATGTGAACTCTTGTGACTGGCCATATATTTACGACTGTCCTTacgataagaaggagcaaggtcTGTTGCCGGGTGAGGTTCCCCAACTGCAGTCACGCGCAGACCCGCCAGTATGTCCAGAACGAATTCCAGGTGTGGCAATGAACATTACCTTCTACCCTAATGAAGATgactgcagcaagtactgggagtgTGACAACGGAAACCTTTACAATGGCTCATGTGCTGATGGCTTGGTGTGGAATCCCAATGTGAACTCTTGTGACTGGCCATATATTTACGACTGTCCTTACGATAAGAAGGAGCAAAGTCTGTTGCCGGGTGTGGTTCCCCAACTGCAGTCACGCGCAGACCCGCCGGTATGTCCAGAACGAATTCCAGGTGTGGCAATGAACATTACCTTCTACCCTAATGAAGATgactgcagcaagtactgggagtgTGACAACGGAAACCTTTACAATGGCTCATGTGCTGATGGCTTGGTGTGGAATCCCAATGTGAACTCTTGTGACTGGCCATATAATTACGACTGTCCTTACGATAAGAAGGAGCAAAGTCTGTTGCCGGGTGAAGTTCCCCAACTGCAGTCACGCGCAGACCCGCCAGTATGTCCAGAACGAATTCCAGGTGTGGCAATGAACATTACCTTCTACCCTAATGAAGATgactgcagcaagtactgggagtgTGACAACGGAAACCTTTACAATGGCTCATGTGCTGATGGCTTGGTGTGGAATCCCAATGTGAACTCTTGTGACTGGCCATATATTTACGACTGTCCTTACGATAAGAAGGAGCAAAGTCTGTTGCCGGGTGTGGTTCCCCAACTGCAGTCACGCGCAGACCCGCCAGTATGTCCAGAACGAATTCCAGGTGTGGCAATGAACATTACCTTCTACCCTAATGAAGATgactgcagcaagtactgggagtgTGACAACGGAAACCTTTACAATGGCTCATGTGCTGATGGCTTGGTGTGGAATCCCAATGTGGACTCTTGTGACTGGCCATATAATTACGACTGTCCTTACGATAAGAAGGAGCAAAGTCTGCTGTCAAGTATACCGACTGAGTGTCCTCAAACTTCAAATGGTAAACAACTGACAGTCACATTTTATCCCGACGAAAAAGATTGCACCAAATTCTGGTCATGCGACAACGGAAATCTCTTCAAGAGTTCATGTCCAGTTGGTTTGATATGGAATCCCAAGATTAATGCTTGTGACTGGCCTTATAACTACAAATGCCAATACTAG